A genome region from Alkalimarinus coralli includes the following:
- a CDS encoding carboxypeptidase-like regulatory domain-containing protein, with protein MYKKYSAIFITSLVLSACGGGGSSDTSPTAASALDTTVLEANAEETTTESYVSGWATNYDTGVGLQNIQVSAGEHSTITDNDGRYSLSGTPPAGRLLINFEGAGYAGHADVIYLDKESVNNILNVSMLPVDLSVRFDSSLQQTLNDDNSPASVILPAGGLVKADGSTPDGEVTLNLTVIDAAQDINLMPGEMVDVNAGAATTPGLIESFGAITATFEDSSGNALNLKEGTVSTIRIPLSDKSGNPPSTIPLYYYNKTTGYWVAEGSAVLVKDGKEMYYEGEVSHFSTWNADDLYEQILITGCVEDVKGNRLPNINVIANGVDYSGSANTVTDTQGNFSVAAKANASVTVFGFQLGVQTSNLYTTTGKTDEQLGQCLVSSGGGITVKMSWVTPADRYSGLYSSIVDQSDSLYAELNAPIYEDESSYWDGLVTPNGQGGSGDLLSFPFMEMYTNDGVSSGEVLLIIVQFPQPGTYRYVVRNELSDYFPDVPGEIIGGFYPSVRKVSDSRVELNINGKITMFYPPKGEVGSNVNWNTYPLATAPNIAWEVFEFVVANDGSFKVVPLNNWLPQTEWNGQAPPAP; from the coding sequence ATGTACAAAAAATACAGTGCAATATTCATTACCAGTCTGGTTTTAAGCGCTTGTGGCGGAGGAGGTAGCTCAGATACGTCACCAACCGCTGCCAGTGCGTTAGACACAACAGTGCTTGAGGCTAATGCTGAAGAAACTACTACTGAGAGCTATGTATCAGGTTGGGCAACTAACTACGATACCGGTGTTGGCCTCCAGAATATTCAGGTGTCGGCAGGTGAGCATTCGACTATTACAGATAATGATGGCCGCTACTCTTTGTCCGGTACTCCGCCAGCAGGCAGATTGCTGATCAACTTTGAAGGGGCTGGCTATGCAGGGCATGCTGACGTTATCTATCTCGATAAGGAGTCGGTTAATAATATTTTAAATGTGAGCATGTTACCCGTTGATCTGTCTGTCCGGTTTGACTCGAGTTTGCAACAGACTCTCAACGACGACAACTCTCCGGCCAGTGTAATTTTGCCTGCGGGAGGGCTGGTAAAAGCTGATGGAAGTACCCCTGACGGTGAAGTTACACTTAATCTTACGGTAATAGACGCCGCACAAGATATTAATTTAATGCCAGGTGAAATGGTTGACGTGAATGCTGGGGCAGCGACTACGCCTGGATTAATAGAAAGTTTTGGTGCTATTACGGCCACCTTTGAAGACAGTTCCGGTAACGCCTTAAATTTAAAAGAAGGCACTGTTTCTACTATCCGTATTCCGTTATCTGACAAGTCAGGTAATCCGCCATCAACCATTCCTTTGTATTACTACAATAAAACGACTGGATATTGGGTTGCGGAGGGTTCTGCTGTTTTGGTGAAGGACGGCAAAGAAATGTATTATGAAGGCGAGGTAAGCCACTTCTCTACATGGAATGCTGATGATTTGTATGAGCAAATACTAATAACTGGATGTGTAGAAGATGTTAAAGGCAACCGATTGCCAAATATAAATGTTATTGCCAATGGAGTTGACTATTCCGGTTCTGCCAACACGGTTACGGATACACAGGGTAACTTCTCTGTAGCGGCAAAAGCCAATGCATCGGTGACTGTATTTGGGTTTCAATTAGGGGTACAAACTAGCAATCTCTATACAACGACCGGTAAAACGGATGAGCAGTTAGGTCAGTGTTTGGTGAGTTCGGGTGGTGGTATTACCGTTAAGATGAGTTGGGTAACTCCTGCTGACCGTTACTCAGGGCTTTACTCTTCTATTGTGGATCAGTCTGACTCTCTTTATGCCGAATTGAATGCTCCTATATATGAAGATGAGAGTTCATATTGGGATGGACTCGTGACTCCTAATGGTCAAGGAGGTAGTGGAGATTTACTTAGTTTTCCCTTTATGGAAATGTACACTAATGATGGAGTTAGCTCTGGGGAGGTGCTTTTAATTATTGTTCAGTTTCCTCAACCAGGAACGTACCGCTATGTTGTAAGAAATGAATTAAGTGATTACTTTCCTGATGTTCCTGGTGAAATTATTGGAGGATTTTACCCTAGTGTAAGGAAGGTGTCAGATTCTCGTGTAGAGTTGAATATTAATGGAAAGATTACCATGTTTTATCCTCCTAAAGGAGAGGTGGGTAGTAATGTAAACTGGAATACATACCCTTTGGCGACTGCTCCTAATATCGCTTGGGAAGTATTTGAGTTTGTCGTGGCTAATGACGGTAGCTTTAAGGTGGTTCCTCTTAATAATTGGCTTCCGCAAACAGAGTGGAATGGCCAAGCACCTCCAGCGCCATAG
- a CDS encoding OmpA family protein produces the protein MAEEISLEYSIYDYQYDPYYLVYKKAAEDGDVYLAVLIISNRQNTWVLQSIVEEEALEADLVEVSPDFLSQQLEQRGKALLYGVYFDTDKSIVKQESKPSMDAVAELLKTRKQLSLYVVGHTDDSGLLNHNTELSEQRAQAVVKQLVEKYNIESSRLIAVGVGPYAPESTNTSDKGKKLNRRVELVQRL, from the coding sequence ATGGCTGAAGAGATATCCCTTGAATACTCGATTTATGACTACCAGTATGACCCTTATTATTTGGTTTATAAAAAAGCAGCTGAAGACGGGGATGTTTATTTAGCCGTGTTGATTATTTCAAATCGGCAGAATACTTGGGTGTTACAAAGTATTGTAGAGGAAGAAGCTCTTGAGGCAGACCTTGTAGAAGTAAGCCCTGATTTTCTAAGCCAGCAGTTAGAACAACGAGGGAAAGCACTGTTATATGGTGTGTACTTTGATACGGATAAATCAATTGTAAAGCAAGAGTCAAAGCCTTCAATGGATGCGGTGGCAGAGCTGCTAAAAACACGCAAACAGTTGTCACTCTATGTGGTCGGGCATACGGATGATTCAGGGCTGTTAAACCATAACACTGAGTTATCAGAGCAACGCGCTCAAGCGGTTGTTAAGCAATTGGTCGAGAAATACAACATAGAATCTTCAAGGCTTATCGCCGTAGGTGTAGGGCCTTACGCGCCAGAATCGACAAACACTTCCGATAAAGGAAAGAAACTCAACCGTCGAGTGGAGTTGGTTCAACGGTTGTGA
- the istA gene encoding IS21 family transposase — MLTQEKLVEIHVLHRQGMSIRKIAKELNVSRNTVRKYLRDVARTPTYNQREPSPSKLDAFKPYLKERIDAAKPNWIPATVLCREIQAMGYQGKEGILKNYIRQFKPKVDDPVVRFETASGQQMQVDFTTICRGRTKLKAFVATLGYSRASYVRFSEYERQEDWLAGIEGALHYFGGVPQEMLFDNAKCIMIERDAFGEGQHRWNASLLVMARDYGFRLRACRPYRAKTKGKVERFNGYLKNSFITPLAASLKQAGLTLDIDIANAQVGPWLADIAHQRIHGTTGEKPQVLLDTERLSLMPLPSLPESASEIKPHDNVQAIPVESLQHPLSTYDQLLGVAL; from the coding sequence ATGTTGACTCAGGAGAAATTAGTGGAAATACACGTTTTACACCGACAAGGCATGAGCATTCGCAAAATCGCTAAAGAACTCAATGTATCCCGAAATACGGTACGAAAGTATTTACGCGATGTTGCTCGAACACCTACGTATAACCAGCGCGAACCTAGCCCCTCGAAATTGGATGCCTTCAAGCCGTATTTAAAAGAACGTATCGACGCGGCAAAACCGAACTGGATTCCGGCGACGGTTCTGTGCAGAGAAATCCAGGCCATGGGTTATCAGGGCAAAGAAGGTATTCTGAAAAACTATATTCGACAATTTAAGCCCAAAGTCGACGACCCGGTTGTCCGCTTTGAAACCGCATCTGGTCAACAGATGCAGGTGGACTTCACCACGATATGTCGAGGGCGAACCAAGCTTAAGGCCTTCGTGGCAACACTCGGTTATAGTCGTGCCAGTTATGTACGGTTCAGCGAATACGAGCGACAAGAAGACTGGTTAGCAGGGATCGAAGGTGCACTGCATTACTTCGGTGGTGTACCACAGGAAATGCTGTTCGATAATGCCAAATGCATCATGATCGAACGGGATGCCTTCGGGGAGGGCCAACATCGGTGGAATGCCAGTCTGTTGGTTATGGCGCGAGACTATGGATTTAGACTTCGTGCCTGTCGTCCGTATCGAGCCAAAACCAAAGGTAAAGTGGAGCGTTTTAACGGCTACCTGAAAAACAGTTTTATCACGCCACTTGCGGCGTCATTGAAACAAGCAGGACTAACACTGGATATCGATATTGCTAATGCGCAAGTGGGTCCATGGCTGGCTGACATTGCGCATCAGCGCATTCATGGTACTACGGGAGAAAAGCCTCAAGTATTACTTGATACAGAGCGACTTAGTCTAATGCCACTGCCGTCACTTCCCGAGTCTGCGAGTGAAATCAAACCGCATGATAATGTGCAGGCCATCCCAGTCGAAAGCCTTCAGCATCCACTCAGCACCTATGACCAGTTGTTGGGAGTGGCTTTATGA
- the istB gene encoding IS21-like element helper ATPase IstB, translating into MNLQMDRIQQACETLKLNAVALEWSAIADKASGDESSLADFLERLLQVELDARMQRTRETLLKFAGLPSIKRFEDYDFKFATGAPRKQLQELTSLAFIERAENIVLLGPSGVGKSHLAISLAYKAVMNGIKIRFITAADLMLQLATAKKQDRLEAYLKRSILAPKLLIIDEIGYLPFGREEANLFFNVIAKRYEQGSVIVTSNLPFSQWSTAFADDQTLTAALLDRLLHHAHIAQISGNSYRLKGKKAAGIVPVTDQQVRK; encoded by the coding sequence ATGAACCTACAGATGGACAGAATACAGCAGGCTTGTGAAACCCTTAAACTGAATGCTGTCGCCCTGGAGTGGTCGGCCATCGCAGATAAAGCTTCTGGGGATGAATCATCACTGGCAGACTTCCTTGAGCGACTGTTACAAGTTGAGTTGGACGCTAGAATGCAACGGACCCGAGAAACCTTACTGAAGTTCGCCGGACTCCCGAGCATTAAGCGCTTTGAAGACTATGACTTCAAGTTTGCTACCGGCGCTCCCCGTAAGCAGCTACAGGAATTAACCAGCTTAGCCTTTATCGAACGTGCCGAGAATATCGTTCTACTAGGACCAAGTGGAGTTGGCAAAAGCCACTTAGCAATTAGCCTGGCATACAAGGCCGTTATGAACGGCATAAAAATCCGCTTCATTACTGCTGCCGATCTCATGTTGCAGTTAGCGACAGCCAAAAAGCAAGATCGATTAGAGGCATATCTCAAACGCAGCATACTGGCACCTAAACTTCTCATCATTGACGAAATCGGCTATTTGCCATTTGGCCGAGAAGAGGCCAACTTGTTCTTTAATGTGATTGCCAAACGCTATGAACAAGGAAGTGTCATTGTGACGAGCAATCTACCGTTCTCACAGTGGTCAACGGCCTTCGCTGATGATCAGACTTTAACTGCAGCCTTGCTTGATAGGCTACTGCATCATGCGCACATCGCTCAGATATCGGGAAACAGCTATCGACTAAAAGGCAAGAAAGCGGCAGGCATAGTGCCAGTTACTGACCAGCAAGTGAGAAAATAA